A genomic window from Ananas comosus cultivar F153 linkage group 22, ASM154086v1, whole genome shotgun sequence includes:
- the LOC109727098 gene encoding aldehyde oxidase GLOX-like: MATSYNPCTATVLLFLIIPITTAVASLHLPSFDLSSNTNYSGSWKLLKRSVGVSAMHVAPLPPTDKLVAFDRTDFGRSNISLPAGRCRDDAQDQALPHDCTAHAVEFDPRARAVRPLTVRTDTWCSSGALLPDGTLVQTGGFNDGDRAVRFLSSCEDCDWVEDLEGLSARRWYATDHILPDGRVIVVGGRRQFSYEFVPKVAPADRTVFALPFLRAAKDASENNLYPFVHLAPDGNLFVFANNKSVLLDYANHRVLKNFPDMPGGASRNYPSSGSSVLLPLMTFNRSARGSTVKAEVMVCGGAPPTSYSMASNGTFAPASSSCGRLAITEESPEWEMEEMPVGRVMGDMVLLPTGDVLIINGAARGTAGWGLGREPVLHPVLYKVGGIRSNESRGFEVLRPTTTPRLYHSTARLMVDGRVLVGGSNPNIRYVFAGSLYPTELSLEAFYPPYLDPKGSKTPRPRITSVKSEWKYGERITIGFQMKGGEGEVAVTMVAPAFTTHSFSMSQRVLVLEAAAVVNCSSSSGGFCAAEGFAPPTAAVAPPGYYMLFVVHGGVPSGGKWVHVE, translated from the exons ATGGCAACTTCTTATAATCCATGCACCGCCACTgttctcctcttcctcatcaTTCCTATTACTACTGCAGTCGCATCGTTGCATCTCCCCTCGTTTGATCTGAGCAGTAACACAAACTACAGCGGCTCATGGAAGCTCCTGAAGCGCAGCGTCGGCGTCTCGGCGATGCACGTcgcgccgctgccgccgacGGACAAGCTGGTGGCGTTCGACCGCACGGATTTCGGGCGCTCCAATATATCGCTGCCGGCGGGGCGGTGCCGCGACGACGCGCAGGACCAGGCCCTGCCCCACGACTGCACCGCCCACGCCGTCGAGTTCGACCCCCGCGCGCGCGCCGTCCGCCCCCTCACCGTCCGCACCGACACCTGGTGCTCCTCCGGCGCGCTCCTCCCCGACGGCACCCTCGTCCAGACCGGCGGCTTCAACGACGGCGACCGCGCCGTCAG GTTTCTCTCCTCATGCGAAGACTGCGATTGGGTGGAGGACTTGGAGGGGCTGTCGGCACGCAGATGGTACGCCACCGACCACATACTGCCCGACGGCAGAGTGATCGTCGTCGGCGGCCGCCGCCAATTCAGCTACGAGTTTGTGCCGAAGGTCGCTCCCGCCGACCGCACCGTCTTCGCCCTTCCGTTCCTCCGGGCGGCGAAGGACGCCTCGGAGAACAACCTCTATCCGTTCGTCCACCTCGCCCCCGACGGCAACCTATTCGTCTTCGCCAACAACAAGTCGGTCCTGCTCGACTACGCCAACCACAGAGTTCTCAAGAACTTCCCCGACATGCCGGGGGGAGCGTCACGAAACTACCCGAGCTCGGGCTCGTCGGTGCTGCTTCCGCTGATGACGTTTAACCGAAGCGCGCGCGGTTCAACCGTGAAAGCCGAGGTTATGGTATGCGGTGGGGCGCCGCCGACGTCGTACTCCATGGCGAGCAACGGCACGTTCGCGCCCGCGTCGAGCTCGTGCGGGCGGCTGGCGATCACCGAGGAGTCGCCGGAGTGGGAAATGGAGGAAATGCCGGTCGGGAGAGTGATGGGCGACATGGTTTTGTTGCCGACCGGCGACGTGCTGATCATAAACGGCGCAGCGAGGGGGACTGCCGGATGGGGGTTGGGCCGCGAGCCGGTGCTTCATCCGGTTCTTTATAAGGTCGGCGGCATTCGAAGTAACGAGAGTCGGGGATTCGAGGTGCTGCGGCCGACGACGACACCCCGGCTTTACCATTCCACCGCCCGGTTGATGGTGGACGGACGCGTGTTGGTCGGCGGGAGCAATCCGAACATCCGGTATGTGTTCGCCGGTTCGCTCTATCCAACTGAGCTAAGTTTGGAGGCGTTCTATCCGCCGTACCTGGACCCGAAGGGGTCTAAAACTCCGCGGCCGAGGATAACAAGCGTGAAGTCGGAGTGGAAGTACGGCGAAAGGATTACGATTGGGTTTCAGATGaagggaggggagggggaggtggCGGTGACGATGGTCGCGCCGGCGTTCACGACGCACTCGTTCTCGATGAGCCAGAGAGTGTTGGTGTTGGAGGCGGCGGCCGTGGTGAATTGCAGCTCTTCTTCGGGCGGATTTTGCGCGGCGGAGGGGTTCGCGCCGCCGACTGCCGCGGTGGCGCCGCCGGGGTACTACATGCTCTTCGTGGTGCACGGCGGGGTCCCCAGCGGAGGGAAGTGGGTTCATGTAGAGTAG
- the LOC109727099 gene encoding glycine-rich cell wall structural protein 1-like, producing the protein MARVAAAASCGMRSPSGGGSGALRGGAKKVGCGSGNDAGGGSGVGRGIGGRSGRGGVERRGGGRRGGGAGSRVSVTDLCDVSSLAHPCQGRQSIHFLPPWRSRIFLCHTTIHDLLSTSTIAVVNRPR; encoded by the exons ATGGCGCGGGTGGCGGCCGCGGCATCGTGTGGGATGCGGTCCCCTAGCGGCGGTGGCAGCGGAGCGCTGCGCGGCGGAGCGAAGAAGGTGGGATGTGGCAGCGGCAACGACGCAGGTGGCGGCAGCGGCGTGGGTAGAGGGATCGGGGGGAGATCCGGGCGCGGTGGGGTCGaacggagaggaggaggaaggaggggaGGCGGGGCTGGTAGTAGAG TTAGTGTGACTGATTTATGTGATGTCTCTTCTTTGGCACATCCGTGTCAAGGGCGCCAATCCATCCACTTCCTCCCTCCTTGGCGATCCCGGATCTTCCTCTGCCACACCACTATCCACGACCTCCTCTCTACATCCACAATCGCCGTCGTAAACAGGCCGCGTTGA
- the LOC109727100 gene encoding auxin-responsive protein SAUR32-like, producing MGSRHRRRHSPAPAPPSAARRGWVAIRVGAEGEERRRFVVPVGFVNHPLFAGLLREAEEEFGFQHDGALTLPCRLDHFRRVHAAIHRHLPLP from the coding sequence atgGGGTctcgccatcgccgccgccatTCTCCGGCGCCGGCTCCGCCTTCGGCGGCGCGGAGGGGGTGGGTGGCGATCAGGGTTggggcggagggggaggagcggcggcggttCGTGGTGCCGGTGGGGTTCGTGAACCACCCGCTGTTCGCGGGGCTGCtgagggaggcggaggaggagttCGGCTTCCAGCACGACGGCGCCCTCACCCTCCCCTGCCGCCTCGACCACTTCCGCCGCGTCCACGCCGCCATCCACCGCCACCTCCCCCTCCCC